tatgttatacaaatacatgttatacaaatacatgttatacaatacatatacatgttatacaaatacatgttatacaaatacatgttatacaaatacatgttatacaaatacatgttatacaaatacatgttatacaaatacatgttatacagatacatgttatacaaatacatgttatacaaatacatgttatacagATACAGATATAAGATGCTGCGTGGATCAGGCCTGCATGCAGCAAAAGTCACCTTGAGCTGGAGACTTTCATTTGATCAGATTTATCTTTGAGGATCTGTGGGATGAACattattaaacacacattattaaaCACGACCACAGAATGGAACAAACAACGAGCTGGAAACGGACCAATTATCTTTATTGagctttaaatatattaatagcgcaacaattttatttttactataatTAATGCAGGCTTCATTTAACGTTAACGCTTGCTTTGCTTTGAGAATGAATTCATTTCAGCCGATGAGTGTTATAGtttatattagtttatataTTCTGATCCGTTTATCAGCGCATCCGCAGGCCCGCGGGTTCGATACCCCCGAGGCTGCTCTGCACACACTGCTATCAGCGTCTCATCACACTGGATTATAgacaatgaataataataataatacgtttCGTTTTAAAATggtctatttctatttctaattCCTTAATTCGATCCAGTAGCGCATCAAAGCGAGGCCTGTTTGTTTCAAGGgcgaaaataaatgaatgtgctttaaatgtgctttaaatgtgctttaaatgtgctttaaatgtgctttaaatgtgatttaaatgtgctttaaatgtgctttaaatgtgattaaatgtgctttaaatgtgctttaaatgtgctttaaatgtgatttaaatgtgctttaaatgtgctttaaatgtgctttaaatgtgattgtgctttaaatgtgctttaaatgtgctttaaatgtgctttaaatgtgtgctttaaatttttaaatgtgcttaaatgtgctttaaatgtgctttaaatgtgctttaaatgtgctttaaatgtgctttaaatgtgattaaatgtgctttaaatgttttaaatgtgctttaaatgtgctttaaatgtgctttaaatgtgcttaaatgtgctttaaatgtgctttaaatgtgctttaaatgtgttttaaatgtgattaaatgtgctttaaatgtgctttaaatgtgattaaatgtgctttaaatgttCTGCTTTCATAACGCTCCcagcacatatatatatatatatatatatatatatatatatatatatatatatatatatatatatatgctcttCTTATGTAAGgagtctctgcctctctgtctgcagggCATGTTCGTCCTCGGCCTGCCGTACGCCATCCTCCACGGCGGCTACCTCggcctcttcctcatcatcttcgCGGCCGTGGTGTGCTGCTACACCGGGAAGATCCTGATCGCGTGTCTGTACGAGGACAACGAGGACGGCATCAAGGTGCGCGTGAGGGAGTCCTACGTGGACATCGCCAACGCCTGCTGCGCGCCACGCTTCCCCGCGCTGGGCGGCCACGTGGTGAACGTGGCCCAGATCATCGAGCTGGTCATGACCTGCATTCTCTACGTCGTGGTCAGTGGCAACCTGATGTACAACAGCTTCCCGGGGTTCCCGGTCTCCCAGAAGGCCTGGTCCGTGGTGGCCACGGTGGCGCTTCTGCCTTGCGCGTTCCTGAAGAACCTGAAGGCCGTGTCCAAGTTCAGCCTGCTCTGCACCCTGGCCCACTTCGTCATCAACATCCTGGTGATTGCCTACTGCCTGTCCAGGGCACGCGACTGGGCCTGGGACAAGGTCAAGTTTTATATCGATGTGAAGAAGTTCCCCATCTCAATCGGCATCATCGTGTTCAGCTACACCTCCCAgatcttcctcccctccctggAGGGAAACATGCATAAGCCCAGCGAGTTCCACTGCATGATGGAGTGGACGCACATCGCAGCCTGCGTCCTCAAGGGCCTCTTCGCCCTGGTGGCCTACTTGACTTGGGCAGACGCCACCAAAGAGGTCATCACAGATAACCTGCCGTCGACCATCCGGGCCGTGGTGAACCTCTTCCTCGTTGCCAAGGCGCTGTTATCTTACCCGCTGCCGTTCTTTGCTGCAGTTGAGGTTCTGGAGAAGTCCTTGTTCCAGGGTGGCGGGAGAGCCCTCTTACCTGACTGCTACGGCCCTGGCGGGCAGCTGAAATCCTGGGGTCTGGGACTTCGAATCGTGCTGGTAGTCTTCACCTTGCTCATGGCCGTCTTTGTCCCCCATTTCGCCCTCCTTATGGGTTTAACTGGGAGCCTCACCGGCGCCGGCCTATGCTTCCTCCTGCCAAGCCTCTTCCACCTGAAGCTCCAGTGGAGGAATCTCCTGTGGCACCACGTCTTCTTCGATGTTGCCATTTTTGTAATCGGGGGCATATGCGCCATATCTGGCTTCATTCACTCCGTTGAAGGACTTATAGAGGCGTACAGGTACAATATCCACGACTGAGGGCTTCAGAGATGACCTTTATTGAACGGCGATGTGCTAAAGTGCCACACTCTGGCAAGTTGTCATGACGCAAGACCTTATCGAAACATCACGTCAGCCACTTGACAAAGAAGCTCATGAGGATGattatttgtgtgaaatgtacatctttttttatttttgccttcgTGATAATGTGCAATAATAAACTCTTCAATCATAGTGTTAAGTATTCTACTCATTCCAGAAAACGTGTTTTATTGACTGGACAGAGGAACACAACCTCCGCATGAAAGGGGTGAATAAACATGCGGGCAGTAACAGGCCTGTCCAGGTATCAGTCTTCATGCAAAGTTGTCAAAGATCCAGTGAAAATGTTTACCATGGGTCTTACTGTGTATAGGTGTTTATATCTGGGGaatgaaatatgtgaaaaacaATGGAGTGAATATGTAATTAATGGTTTTTGAGCTGCTAGATATATCATTAATCCCACTTCAGAGAAAATATCAATGCACCCATCAGATCAGATGGTGCTCTGTGGTTGataataaaccataaaaaaacgTATGTgtagttgtttaaaaaaatgaattcagtttgttttggttttttgtgttttattttccatcttatGCCTATAGTTGTCCTTGTTggatcatttgttttattggtgTTTCAAGTGTCATTCTGGATGAAGTGAATTCAAAGTGCAAGCAAGTGGGTCCTAACTGTGTTGTATGAAAAATGTCTGTCTGATAATATTCTCTTCCTATTGAACTTGTTAATTGTGATTTAATGGAACTAACCATGGTGTGTGAGACTAAGAGTATTTGTTGAATTAAGagataaataaatctaatattTTATGGCTGGTGATTCTAATGATTCCTTGAAATGAAGCCAGGGATGAATGAGAGGCCGTGCTgattttactttctcttttgtttctacTGTCCTGGGCTCGGTTTAACGTACtcctaaatgaaaaacagaaaaattagTAATCAAAGACAAGACTGTGGGTTGCAGTTGCAATGTTGTGTCAAATGGCATGCAGCTAAATTTGCTATTATTTATCTAGCTCCAAAATCAGCAGATAGCAGACAGTGTGAACACTTTGCACTGTTGGTTATCAACAATATAACCTCCACGTACGCCTGTGAGTTCAAAATGTTAAAGTCGGCACAACAGGAGATGATTAtcatttccttatttatttataagttggccacacacacacacacacacacacacacacacacacacacacacacacacacacacacacacacacacacacacacacacacacacacacacacacacacacacacacacacacacacacaccaatgcagAAGTCTTTCTGGGGCTATTGTCAGATGACAGTAAGTTTCACTTCTCAGTGATACAGGAAGCCAAAGCTGTTGTTAATGAATCAACGGCAGAGAAACAGTGAAGACGCTTGTTGAGGAGCTGACTTTCAACTTTGTAAAAACAGTTATTAAGGTATGTGCAACATAATaatatacctatatatatatatgagaatagcttttttcaaatttagaaTGTATGTTTCACATTATAGTGTAAATGTCTCGCTGGTTCTTTGACTCTGTAGAGTTTAGCAGTTGTTTTCATgctcaaatatttgtatttgtatcaaGTATTTGGTCCATTGCGCCACAGGGGACCCAGGAAAATGCTCCCATCTGTCATAGTAGGGCTCATGCTCTTCTCCTCTACCTGTGGAGAAAATCCTGCAGTACAAGTCATCTTGACTGACAAAGGACTTCAGTATGGTAAGACGATGTAACATGGTGTTTTACACTCAGTTGTTAAGTTCATTCAAACACCAAATAATTGCTTGTTTTGGGTGTTAGATTGCTCTGCAGCCACATTAGTCTTTTcgtaaagaacaaaaaaatggtCCATGAAACATGTCTCATTCAAAACTATTAAAACTGTGCACATGTGCTGTTCCTGTCCCAGGAAAGCATGTCGGGGCAGGATGGATTCAGGACAGGTTGGAGCATGTCAGTCTCCCTGACATAAATGGTAAAATCTTGGGTGGCATACACTACACACTAACAGGGTAAGAGCACATTTGACATTcttgtgtcatttatttaattcgATATTTTCACATTACTCAGATCTGAGTCCTCACTCCTGTCTTTGCTCTCCCCATGTACACCAGAGTCACCATAACAAAGTGTGACTTTCCAGAGCCATCTATTGAGTTCCGTCAAGACGTCACAGGACTCAAGTTGTCCACCTCAGGCCTCAGTGTTGCACTAACCGGCGAGTGGATGACACACTTTGGCATAATGTGAGTTTCCCCCTGATCTCCACCTTTAGTCTAAACTCCCTGATTGTGAAGCCAGTAACCTCACAGCTGTTCACTCTAGGTTTgttgtcaggttttttttcttctttttgggcAAAAGACAAATCTTCAAAGCACCTGAGGTCATCTGATTGTTCACTTTAGCACAAtttgaaatattataatttatataagtTACACACTTCAGTTCGACATGTTGAAAGAGAAATTAACATAAAGTCTAAATGAGGAAGTGatattaaaaatgcaaagtaGCCTTTCAATTCTTAGTTTATCTGAGGACAACTAGAAAAGGAAGTGTCTCCTCGAAGGTATCATGTCTTTAGTGCTGTGTTGTTTTAACTCCTGTACTCTTTTGTCAAACATCATTGGCTGTTTTCTTACAGAAGAAAAATCACATGTTCACTTATGACACACCGTCCTCACTTTTTTAATTGAACTAATCTTTATGTCGGCCTCGAAGTCACTAAAAAGTATAttagtcattattttattgGAAATGAATGTAAACCAACGCTTGCCACTATAATGAATCATATTTTGTCAGTTGGATTATAAAAGGTGATGTTAGCAGCAGTGATCAGTGGCTTATTACCTCCAACAAAAAGGTCATGTGACAACTATACATGCATCTGAGACACTAGCACACAgattcaaaagtaaaagtaattttgCTGACTTCCTGTTCTTTCACCCAGTAAAAAGAGGCCACTTTGGAGTTCATGTTGAATATGAAAGTTACAGCTAACTGGGGATATTATGAGGCCTTTTTTAACATGGCGTTTTAATCAAATGATATATTTAGAACTTGGACAATATGGACTACAGAGCTGTGCCCATTCTTTGAAAAGGTTTTAAtgtgacttttacattttttctaaatcaaatgtattattttgtcaCTAAGGCTCGACTTGTTAGCGAGTTGGTAAGCCAACAATGGCAAatcaacatgaaaatataaacaagaaaaacaagggAGGGAAACAATGCAGATCAGAAAcaggaaatattatttttataatgaagATAGATTTACAAGGTGTTATTTCTAATGCATGCATAATACGTTGTAACATGGACAAGTCACTGAGGTAAGTCGGCTTaagttgtgtgtatgtatgttacaatcacacacacacacacacacacacacacacacacacacacacacacacacacacacacacacacacacacacacacacacacacacacacacacacacagtagggGCTTTGTATATGTGTATGCCCGAATAAAAGTTCACCAACACCACATGCACTGATTTTGTTTGTACGTGTGTTTCAAGACATGACGGGGGAACATTCGACATGGCTGCATTCAATATGGACGTGACCTCTGTAGTGGAGCTGGGGAAAGATCCTGACGGGCATCTGTCTGTCACCAGTGTCCACTGTGATGCTCGGGTCGGAAATGTGGACGTGCGGTTTCACGGTGGAGCAAggtacagaaacacacagcgagagggagagatagGGGAATAGAACAGATACTGATGTCTGGATGTGAGCTCtgcattttcatttgttaataGTTGGATCTTCCAGCCTTTTGTGGAGCATTTCAAGGGGCGTATCAGGGGTGAAATAGAGGCCACAGTGAGTGTCTATCTTTGTCATATTTATCAGTAGAGACTCTGTCTATGCTGTATGATCAGACAATGCTCGGGTGAAACATATTCTACAGATTTTTAGTGATGAACACTGCAggacatttgtctttgtttttttcctccatagATCTGCCCTAATGTGGAGGAGTCCATTGTAAACTTGGAGTACCACCTACAGGCCATGAAATGTATTGCAGCAGGCCGCATCCTCCCCctaaaaaacattcatgtttaTACCAGTTACATAGTCCAAATGGAAATGATCAGTCAAGAATTTAAATCTATGAATAGATTATTCAGCCTAAAATACGATTTCTTCTCTTATCAGTGTCCTTTAATCTGGATG
The sequence above is a segment of the Anoplopoma fimbria isolate UVic2021 breed Golden Eagle Sablefish chromosome 12, Afim_UVic_2022, whole genome shotgun sequence genome. Coding sequences within it:
- the LOC129100384 gene encoding vesicular inhibitory amino acid transporter-like; the protein is MAHLIRHKLSNKLTNAANTVSNKSQAKVSGVFARLGFQAATDEEGLGFAECDDLDYDYRQGMQMDVLQEGEEGGPAAGEELAGDSHYQRDGTGQRDGTGQRDGTGQRDGTGQRDSTIKAGGSLDEDRPQITTWEAGWNVTNAIQGMFVLGLPYAILHGGYLGLFLIIFAAVVCCYTGKILIACLYEDNEDGIKVRVRESYVDIANACCAPRFPALGGHVVNVAQIIELVMTCILYVVVSGNLMYNSFPGFPVSQKAWSVVATVALLPCAFLKNLKAVSKFSLLCTLAHFVINILVIAYCLSRARDWAWDKVKFYIDVKKFPISIGIIVFSYTSQIFLPSLEGNMHKPSEFHCMMEWTHIAACVLKGLFALVAYLTWADATKEVITDNLPSTIRAVVNLFLVAKALLSYPLPFFAAVEVLEKSLFQGGGRALLPDCYGPGGQLKSWGLGLRIVLVVFTLLMAVFVPHFALLMGLTGSLTGAGLCFLLPSLFHLKLQWRNLLWHHVFFDVAIFVIGGICAISGFIHSVEGLIEAYRYNIHD